From Acidobacteriota bacterium:
GAGCAGTCCGTGGCTGCGCATGGCCTCCAGGAATCGGGCGAAACGGGCGTCCACGCGGCCGGTGATTTCCACGCAGCCATCCACCAACTCCCCGGTTTGGGCAAAGGGCCGTAGCGGCGGCCGACCCTGGGGATCGACACTCAAGTCCCAGGGACGCAGCGACGCCAAGCCCATCTCTTCGGCTCTCAACCGCTGCAGCTTGCGAACCAGCGGAACGACCACCGATTCGACTCCCTGATGAAACCGATAGCAGTCCTCGGGGCCGTAGTCGAATCGCTCCAGGCGGCGGAACATGTAGTCCCGATAGGAGTCGAAACCCGCGTTGGCGGCGATCGACGAACGGGTTCCCAGCAGCTCTTCGAACAGCTCCTCCAGACGGTCCCGCTCACTCAGACGGCGTTCGACAACCGCCTTCCAGGCCGCTTCCCGCCGGCTCCTCTCCGGATACTCCAGATAGCGCTTCATCTGCTGCAGGGTCTGGTCTCTACCCTCGAAGGACACCGTCAGCGATCCAATCAGCTTCTGATAGCGCTGGGTTCCCTTGGACTCCCGGGTCTCCAGGGCGATATTGGCCTCGCGGAACAGGTCCACGTCATTCTGCAGGTGACGGTCCAGGACGGAATAACGGCGGGATGGAAGCTGTTTCCTCGCCGGGGAGCCCAGGAAACAGCGCTTGAGGCGATCGTCGGCAGCCTTGAGATTTTCCGCAATCTCCTCCAGAAAGTGAATGTAGGCCTTTTCGATCTCCGGATTCTCGGTGTCGCAGGTCATCCGGATGTAGCGGAGCGAGCCCTCTTCCCCCACTGCGTCGCTGAGCTCACTCCAGTCCAGCAGCCACTGTTCCAGCTGTTCTACGGAATCCAACTCGCGCTCTTCGAGAACCTGGAAGAAGGGCCCCAGCCGGTTCCATCGCTCAAATTCGAGGGATTCCGGGAGGTAGCGGCGCCGGAAACGGTGCGGCAGTTGATCCAGGAGTTCCATGCTGGGCCCGTATTGATGGAGACTGTCGTGGCGGTCCGTCTGAAACCGCCCAAGGTTAACCCCAAAAACCGGTCAAGTACAGAGCGATCGTTCCTCGATTGGGACAGATGACTGAGCATCACTCCTCCCTTGAGGGCGAATCACAGAAGCCGAGCCGATAGACAAGGGCTGATGCGGAGAGTGGAAGCGGAATGGCACCGGGGCTCGGTATTTTTTAATAATTAACATCGATGCACAGGATGAACAGGACGAGAGCTTCCTGCACAAGGAGCAGGCTCGGGCGATGATCCGGTGCGGACTTGCAAATGCCCAGGATTACACGCTAGCCGTTTCCTGAAGAAATCCTGTGCGTCCTGTGTATCCTGTGCATCGATGTTAATCATTCATTCAGATGTGCCCGGTTTGTATCGAAGCCGAGCCGGGAACCGCAATTCGTGGTATCGTCACTGAACCGGACGCCCTTCCGCAGGTTTCAGGAAAGTCGGGGGACAGGATGCGCATTGCCATGGGTTCCGACCACGCCGGGTTCGGTCTCAAGGAACAGATCAAGCAGTTCGTCCAGGATCAGGGCCACGAGGTGCAGGACTGCGGCACCCACGATGCG
This genomic window contains:
- a CDS encoding M3 family oligoendopeptidase, translated to MELLDQLPHRFRRRYLPESLEFERWNRLGPFFQVLEERELDSVEQLEQWLLDWSELSDAVGEEGSLRYIRMTCDTENPEIEKAYIHFLEEIAENLKAADDRLKRCFLGSPARKQLPSRRYSVLDRHLQNDVDLFREANIALETRESKGTQRYQKLIGSLTVSFEGRDQTLQQMKRYLEYPERSRREAAWKAVVERRLSERDRLEELFEELLGTRSSIAANAGFDSYRDYMFRRLERFDYGPEDCYRFHQGVESVVVPLVRKLQRLRAEEMGLASLRPWDLSVDPQGRPPLRPFAQTGELVDGCVEITGRVDARFARFLEAMRSHGLLNLDSRKGKAPGGYQSTLEEARLPFIFMNAVGVDGDVRTLLHEAGHAFHVFATQEEALGDYRHGPIEFCEVASMSMELLGGEHLEVFYNREEDLKRSRRNHLEGIVEILAWIAQVDAFQHWIYTHPGHSPAQRRDQWVALNQRFGGIEDWSGFEEALRCGWHRQLHIFELPFYYIEYAIAQLGALQVWLNSKRDLKRAVDDYWAALQLGGSRPLPELFRRAGAAFDFGPATLKPLMERVEAELEAL